One genomic segment of Candidatus Omnitrophota bacterium includes these proteins:
- the pseG gene encoding UDP-2,4-diacetamido-2,4,6-trideoxy-beta-L-altropyranose hydrolase encodes MNILFRCDANNEIGIGHGIRSLALAQAFKAKGDNTCFIFNDISANLLDIFVSEKVRAQKINTESGSRKDAEETKKQTRQFKADWIIADGYAFGTAYQNIIKEGGLKLLCIDDMASCEFAADIILNQNPGFRESDYKCTNNAKLLLGPEYIILRQEFVRFERSGAEVSPRLERIFLNMGGADKNNVTGKVLKALNHLDFNIRVTAVMGPANIHRENLEKMHSQLNYEIDLIYNPKSVISHMLNSDLAIHACGTTSWELAYLGIPSISVIVSDNQVPVAESLAS; translated from the coding sequence ATGAATATACTTTTTCGTTGCGATGCAAATAATGAAATCGGGATAGGACACGGTATTCGTTCTTTGGCGCTGGCACAGGCATTTAAGGCGAAAGGTGATAATACCTGCTTCATTTTTAACGATATATCGGCGAATCTTTTGGATATATTCGTGTCGGAGAAGGTACGCGCTCAAAAAATTAATACCGAAAGTGGAAGCAGGAAAGATGCAGAGGAAACGAAAAAACAGACAAGGCAATTCAAGGCAGACTGGATTATTGCGGATGGGTATGCATTCGGTACGGCCTACCAGAATATTATTAAAGAAGGCGGGCTCAAATTGTTATGTATTGATGACATGGCTTCTTGCGAATTTGCGGCGGACATTATTTTAAACCAAAACCCGGGGTTTCGCGAAAGCGATTATAAGTGTACTAATAACGCAAAGTTATTATTAGGCCCGGAATACATAATTTTAAGGCAGGAATTTGTTCGCTTCGAAAGGAGCGGTGCAGAAGTTAGCCCAAGATTAGAGCGTATTTTTTTAAACATGGGCGGAGCCGATAAAAATAATGTTACTGGCAAGGTACTTAAGGCGTTAAACCACTTGGATTTTAATATAAGGGTAACCGCTGTCATGGGTCCGGCTAATATCCACAGAGAAAATCTGGAAAAAATGCATAGCCAGCTAAATTATGAAATAGACTTAATATACAATCCTAAAAGCGTTATTTCACATATGCTTAATTCGGATTTAGCAATACATGCCTGCGGAACTACTTCGTGGGAATTAGCTTATTTGGGCATCCCCAGCATCAGTGTAATTGTGTCGGATAACCAAGTCCCGGTGGCAGAGAGTCTGGCGAGC
- a CDS encoding class I SAM-dependent methyltransferase: protein MKETAIRPKNQLQNYEKIADKELGRLFGDETNLVKINCPACGIDAQKERFTAKYNQLYEKCSCGTVYLNPRPDYAAITKFHSESESANYWSEEILKNTEEARKDVIWKQRMEYVAEVIYKNFDKDYIFRMLDVGCSIGTSLEVLRKSAPKGSLEGAELNSRARRICREKGFKVYNSIEGGKIEAESYDIVTMFEVIQQSFYTDKFLASVCKILKQEGLLILSFPCIDGFDYFIMGKDHPNFSFPQINFFSKDGMSELLKKNGFDVTEFTTPGLLDASMARDYGMTHCEDRFKDCYLMKLLLGEDGEKNVNVIQDMLRSSGSSGHAFLVAKKAHKIK, encoded by the coding sequence ATGAAAGAAACTGCTATAAGGCCGAAGAATCAACTGCAGAACTACGAAAAGATAGCGGACAAGGAATTGGGCCGTTTATTCGGCGATGAAACTAATCTTGTCAAAATAAACTGTCCCGCATGCGGAATAGACGCCCAAAAAGAAAGATTTACGGCTAAGTATAACCAATTATATGAAAAATGCAGTTGCGGTACTGTCTATCTAAACCCGCGTCCCGACTATGCCGCTATAACTAAGTTTCATTCGGAAAGCGAATCTGCCAATTATTGGTCTGAGGAGATATTAAAAAATACCGAAGAGGCCAGGAAGGACGTAATATGGAAACAGCGCATGGAATATGTAGCTGAAGTTATATATAAAAATTTTGATAAAGATTATATTTTCAGAATGCTTGATGTCGGCTGCAGCATAGGGACATCGCTAGAGGTATTGCGGAAATCGGCTCCCAAGGGCAGCCTAGAGGGGGCAGAATTGAATAGCCGAGCTCGGCGGATATGCAGGGAGAAGGGGTTTAAGGTCTATAATAGTATCGAAGGCGGAAAGATTGAAGCGGAGTCATATGACATTGTAACTATGTTTGAGGTGATCCAGCAGTCATTTTATACAGATAAATTTTTGGCGAGTGTATGCAAAATTTTAAAACAAGAGGGCCTGTTAATACTTTCTTTTCCGTGCATAGACGGATTCGATTACTTTATCATGGGAAAGGATCACCCAAATTTTAGTTTCCCTCAAATTAATTTCTTTTCAAAGGATGGAATGAGCGAGCTCCTTAAAAAAAATGGGTTTGACGTAACGGAGTTTACAACTCCGGGACTTCTCGATGCGAGTATGGCCAGAGACTACGGCATGACGCATTGCGAAGATAGGTTCAAAGATTGCTACCTTATGAAGCTATTGCTTGGTGAGGATGGCGAGAAGAATGTCAATGTTATCCAGGATATGTTGCGGTCTTCCGGAAGCAGTGGCCATGCATTCTTGGTCGCTAAAAAGGCGCACAAGATTAAATAA
- a CDS encoding DegT/DnrJ/EryC1/StrS family aminotransferase yields MAKLALLGGEKVRNTPFPSHPVLGKEEKKEILEVLKTGVLSGFVAKMGDGFLGGPKVKKLEEEFCKYFNVRHAITINSATAGLHIALAATGIGPGDEVIVTPYTMSATSTSILMANAIPVFADIEDETYGLDPKKVEQAISDKTKAIIVVHLFGHPAKMDEIMAIARKHNLIVIEDCAQAPGAIYNGRFVGTIGRIGIFSFNQHKTITTGEGGVAITNDENFARRMRLIRNHAENIVDSLPEEESIVNLIGWNYRMTEIEAAIGIGQFHKLDMLTEHRIGLANYLSDGINKLKSGITPAKVSARCKSVYFVLPMRYDEEKVGIARDTFVKAVVAEGVAVAAGYAKPQHLRRTYREKIGYGSKGCPFSCPFYGKEIRYGKGMLPVAEKLYNHELLITSLCHYPLKKSDMDDIVRAFEKVLENKDDLKDIKAQQGSMVK; encoded by the coding sequence ATGGCAAAGCTGGCTTTATTGGGAGGCGAAAAAGTAAGGAATACACCTTTCCCTTCACATCCGGTTCTCGGCAAAGAGGAAAAGAAAGAAATTCTCGAGGTACTTAAGACGGGGGTTCTTTCTGGTTTCGTCGCTAAAATGGGGGATGGTTTTCTTGGCGGACCCAAAGTAAAGAAGCTGGAAGAGGAATTTTGCAAATATTTCAACGTGCGGCATGCCATAACCATAAACTCAGCAACTGCTGGCCTACACATAGCTTTAGCTGCCACCGGCATAGGCCCTGGTGACGAAGTTATAGTTACGCCTTATACGATGTCCGCTACATCCACCAGCATATTAATGGCCAACGCAATACCCGTATTCGCGGATATAGAAGACGAGACTTATGGCCTGGATCCTAAAAAGGTGGAACAGGCGATAAGTGATAAAACTAAAGCTATAATCGTTGTGCATCTTTTCGGCCACCCAGCAAAGATGGATGAGATAATGGCTATCGCAAGGAAACATAATTTGATCGTTATAGAAGATTGTGCACAGGCACCCGGAGCCATCTACAATGGCAGATTTGTTGGGACAATTGGCCGTATAGGCATATTCAGTTTTAATCAGCACAAGACCATTACGACCGGAGAGGGGGGCGTAGCAATAACTAATGACGAAAATTTCGCCCGGAGGATGCGGTTAATACGAAACCATGCAGAAAACATAGTTGACAGCTTGCCGGAAGAAGAAAGCATAGTCAATTTAATCGGTTGGAATTACCGCATGACGGAAATTGAAGCGGCGATAGGCATCGGTCAGTTTCATAAATTGGATATGTTAACCGAACATAGAATAGGGTTGGCAAATTATCTTTCTGACGGAATAAATAAATTAAAATCCGGAATTACGCCGGCCAAAGTATCAGCAAGATGCAAGAGCGTCTATTTTGTTCTGCCTATGAGGTATGACGAAGAAAAGGTTGGTATTGCGAGAGATACATTTGTGAAAGCCGTAGTTGCCGAAGGTGTGGCCGTAGCTGCCGGTTATGCGAAACCGCAGCATTTACGAAGAACTTATAGGGAGAAAATAGGTTACGGAAGCAAAGGGTGCCCGTTCAGCTGCCCGTTTTACGGCAAAGAGATAAGATACGGAAAAGGCATGCTGCCCGTGGCAGAAAAGCTTTATAATCATGAACTGTTGATTACCTCGCTTTGTCATTATCCTTTAAAAAAGAGCGACATGGACGATATCGTAAGGGCGTTCGAAAAAGTTTTAGAGAATAAAGACGATTTAAAAGATATAAAAGCTCAACAAGGAAGCATGGTTAAATGA
- a CDS encoding Gfo/Idh/MocA family oxidoreductase, protein MYGRRKEGNTVFKAAIVGCGRIASDFDNDSKRKDSIATHAGAYKFCPETELLAAADIEAEQLRKFGKKWNIKNLYSDYGEMLKKEKIDILSICTPSSVRLDICKKAVEAGVKAIFCEKPMAETLAEADEMIRLCGYKVILAVNHLRRWDRLHQDIQKYIEDGKLGNIQHVDTYYTSGIANTGVHRLDLLRFFFGEVAWVWSNFDGKENEVDPTVDTYLYFKSGVSAAMHGMNVKDYLISEVDIYGSKGRIRIENSGYRAVHWDVIEHPKFSGYKCLQEKGPVFEIGLRDTMVRAVEDIVSCIKSGGKPMSSGNDGRAVLELISAAHESGKNQKGARVYLPLKKTDIVIKSK, encoded by the coding sequence GCGCATTGCAAGCGATTTTGACAACGATTCCAAGAGAAAGGATTCTATAGCCACGCATGCCGGCGCATATAAATTTTGCCCCGAAACCGAACTTTTGGCAGCAGCAGACATTGAAGCAGAACAATTACGGAAGTTCGGGAAAAAATGGAATATTAAAAATCTGTATTCGGATTATGGCGAGATGTTAAAAAAGGAAAAGATAGATATTCTAAGCATATGCACTCCCAGCTCGGTAAGGCTGGACATATGCAAAAAAGCAGTTGAAGCTGGAGTGAAAGCGATTTTTTGCGAAAAACCCATGGCCGAAACATTGGCGGAAGCCGACGAGATGATACGCTTATGCGGGTATAAGGTTATTTTGGCGGTTAACCATCTGAGGCGCTGGGACAGGCTTCATCAGGATATTCAAAAATATATTGAAGACGGCAAGTTGGGCAATATTCAGCATGTGGATACTTATTATACCTCAGGAATTGCAAATACCGGTGTACATCGCCTGGATTTATTGCGATTCTTTTTTGGCGAAGTTGCATGGGTCTGGAGTAATTTCGACGGTAAGGAAAATGAAGTCGACCCTACAGTCGATACATATCTCTATTTTAAGAGCGGGGTCAGCGCAGCTATGCACGGTATGAATGTGAAGGATTATCTTATATCCGAAGTAGATATATACGGAAGTAAGGGGAGAATACGAATCGAGAATAGCGGATACAGAGCCGTACATTGGGATGTTATAGAACATCCCAAATTTTCTGGATATAAATGCCTGCAGGAAAAAGGCCCTGTCTTTGAAATCGGATTACGAGATACTATGGTGAGGGCTGTAGAAGACATAGTGTCTTGTATTAAAAGCGGTGGAAAGCCGATGTCTTCGGGGAATGACGGCAGAGCGGTTTTGGAGCTAATCTCCGCAGCTCATGAATCAGGAAAAAACCAGAAGGGCGCTAGAGTATACTTACCCTTGAAGAAAACAGATATAGTAATCAAATCGAAGTAG